The genomic segment GTACCGGTGAAGCTAGACCAATCCGTGGAACCTCTCGTAGAGAAGTTGGTCATGGTAACTTAGCGCAACGTGCATTAAAAGGAATGATTCCTGCAGATTGTCCTTATACAGTTCGTGTTGTTTCTGAAGTATTAGAATCTAATGGTTCATCGTCTATGGCAACAGTTTGTTCTGGTACAATGGCACTTATGGATGCTGGTGTGCAAATGAAGAAACCTGTTTCTGGTATTGCAATGGGATTAATTTCTGATGCTGAATCTGGAAAATACGCTGTATTATCTGATATCTTAGGTGATGAAGATCACTTAGGTGATATGGACTTTAAAGTGACTGGTACTGCAGACGGAATTACCGCTTGTCAGATGGATATTAAAGTAAAAGGATTGTCTTACGAAATTTTAGTAAATGCTTTACAACAAGCACGTGCTGGTCGTTTACATATCTTAGAGAAATTGGTTGACACTATTGCTAAGCCAAATGTAGATGTGAAAGAACATGCACCTACAATGGTAACAAGACGTGTTCCTAATGAATTCATTGGAGCTTTAATTGGACCAGGTGGAAAAGTAATTCAAGAAATGCAAAAAGAAACTGAGACGACTATCGTTATTAACGAAGATCCAGTGACTGAAGAAGGTATTGTTGAAATTATGGGTGTTGGTAAAACAGGTATTAATGCTGTTATGGCAAAAATTGATGCTATCTTATTTAAGCCAACTGTTGGTAGCGTATACGAAGTAAAAGTAATCAAGATGTTAGATTTTGGTGCTGTTGTTGAGTATATGGATGCACCAGGAAACGAAGTGTTATTGCATGTATCTGAGTTAGCTTGGGAGCGTACAGAAAACGTATCTGACGTTGTAAATATGGGAGATGTTTTTGATGTAAAATACTTCGGAATTGATTCTAGAACACGTAAAGAGAAAGTATCTCGTAAAGCTATTTTGCCAAAACCGGAAGGTTATGTAGCAAGACCACCAAGAGATGATAACCGTTCTGGTGGACGTGATAACAATAGAGGAAGAGATAATCGCGGACGTGATAACAGACGTGATGATCGCAAGCCAAGACAAGATAAAAAGGAAGATTAATTTCTTTATTAAATCTTAACATATTAAAAAGCCTATCAACATTTGATAGGCTTTTTGTTTTTAATTAAAATCTATATCAACTGGAATATCTGGACCTCGGTAAGAAATAGCCGCAATTATAATGGTCACAACGCCTATAACAACCAATCCAATTCCTGTTCCATATATAATAGACATCGTTTTATTATGAAGCCTTACTAATTTAGTGTCATTTGTCTTTATTGGCACTAACACCTCTTTACCTTTTGTTTTTTTAACACCATAATATTGATTGTCATCTAAAACTATTTTCTTAAATTTTAATGTCGTTCCATCATTAGTTGTTAGTTTTACTCGTTTACCTTCTTCCGTCGCCACTTTAAGTGTTACGTTTTCTTTCTTATACACACGGCAACTTTGACATAGAATTAAACTCATCAATATAATACTTATAACTCTAGTTTGCTTTTTAATACTAACCATAATTTCAGTTTATTAACAGCTTCAATATTACAATAGAAATCCTTTATTAAGCAGAACCATTTCTAACAATCCCCTGTAATTTAAACATTTATCCTAAGGTTTTAGTTTTTAAATCTTAATATCTTTGAAGGTCTATCAAAATTTGATATACTTATTTTTATATCTCTATCTCATAACAATGCATCTTAAAAATTATAATTTCCACTACTTTAGAGCCATTTTACCTAATTCAAAAAGCTGTATGGCTATAAAAATTGCATATCATACTGAAATTAAAGAAACACGTTAGGCATAATTTAAGTTATAAACTTTCGTTACTAGTACAAAACCATATTTATGAAGAATATATTCTTGCTTCTAATCTTACTAGTTAGCTCAAAGGTTTTTTCTCAAGATAGTATAAATTATTTCAAAGGTGATTTTGACTCAGCATTAAAAAAAGTAAAACTTCACTCTTTAAATACGGCTATCAATACCAAATAAAAAAATAATATTTAGACTTCTATAAAGGATTCAATTCATCACTATTACATCTACTTAATAGCGCTTCATTTTTCAACAAAAACATTTAAAAATCATCATTTTACAAACTTCAACCAATAACGTTAAAAGTTTCCCGAAATGGTGATTTTTATCTCTTAGAAGTAATTTCCTTAATGTTAAATAAAACTCAAAAAAAATCTAAATTGTAATATAGCACGTACATCTGTTTTAATCAATCACACTAAAAAAAGGATATATGGCTTCAAAAAACTCACCCTCAAATACTATATTTTCAAACACCAAGAGCAAATCTAAAAAACTATCTAACCAATTCAATTTATTTATTAATAGTAAATCAAAAACTGAAAATCCGAACAATAAAATTGTCCTATTTAGTACATTTTTACTTCTTGTTTTAGGCGTCTATTTTCTTTCTGTCTTTTATGGTGATTTTGAACAATTCAACGCAGACAAAATGAGTACGACTATTGGTTATAGCTTCATAATTATAGCTACAACACTTATAGTTTTTAAGGCATTATTCTTTATTTATAAAGCCTATAATTATTTTAAATACAAGCCGATTGCCTCTGTTTCGGACAATGAATTACCAACAGTTACGGTTATTGTTCCTGCGTATAACGAAGGCAAACAAGTTTATGACACGTTAGTGAGTTTAGACAATAGTAATTACCCAAAACAAAAATTACAAATTATATCTATCGATGACGGTAGTAAAGACGATACTTGGGATTGGATGCTTGATGCCAAAAAGATACTTGGTGATCGTTTAGAAATTTATCAACAACCAGAAAACCAAGGAAAACGTCATGCACTTTATCGTGGATTTAATTTAGGTACAGGCGATATTTATGTCACCGTAGATAGTGATTCTATTGTAACTGAAGACACCCTTAGAAACTTAGTTAGTCCTTTTATTAAAGATGAAAATTGTGGTGCAGTTGCAGGAAACATTCGAGTTCTAAACAATAAAAAGGAAATGCTTCCTAAAATGTTAGATGTAAGTTTTGTGTTGAGTTTTGAATTTGTGCGCTCTGCAGAAAGTAATTTGAATTCTGTATTGTGTACACCTGGCGCCCTAGCTGCTTATAGAAGTACTGCCGTTCATAATTGTTTACCAGAATGGATTAACCAAACGTTTATGGGCAAACCTTCCGATATTGGTGAAGATAGAGCCATGACGAACATGATTTTAAAACAAGGTAAGCATGTCTTGTTTCAAAAAAATGCGGTAGCTTTTACCAATGTACCCGAACAATATATGGGATTATATAAAATGTTTATTCGTTGGGGACGAAGTAACGTGAGAGAGAATTTGGAAATGGCAAAATACGTCTTCACAAATTTCAGAGCCAAAGGCAAGTCTGGAACAAGGATTTTATTTATTAGCCAGTTCCTAAAAATAGTAATGAGTTACCCTCTACTAATTTCGATGTTATTCTTCGTTTTAGTACATCCATTATTATTTTTAGGTTCTACTTTAGTTAGTATTTTGGTCATTTCAACTTTTTCGGTCATATTTTTTACCAGTCAATACAAAACCACTCAAGGGTTTTGGGCATACTCTTATAGCATCTTATTTACATTCGCGCTATTTTGGATTACACCTTACGCCATTGCTACAGCAAGCCGAAGAGGTTGGTTAACACGTGAATTGGTTGAGACAAAATAAAAATTAGTTTTGCAAAATATTCTAAGCCTACGAAATTCTAAATTTTGTAGGCTTTTTCTATTATATTTTCCAATTTGTCACCGACAGTCTGTCATAATTCGCTAAAAGTATTTTGTAGTAAATTATGACATCCCAACCTAATACCCTAATACAGTTTCAATACTTCAACTATAATTACAAAATCTTTAGAATATCCAAATTCTTTAAATCATAATTTCATTTTGGCACTGTCGCATAGTAGTTGCGGTTAATAAGGCAACTGACAGTTAACTTATTAACTAAAATAAATTATGAAAGTATTAGTAATTGGAGCCGGAAACATGGGCTTAACTTATGCTGAAGGTATGGCAGAATCGCCACTACTCAGCAAGTATAAATTAAAAATTTATGATACCGATCCAAAAAAGATAGAAAGCCTAAGCAAAGACTCTAGATTTATCGTTTACGATAATTTAGATGATTGCTTACCAAAAGCAGATATCGTATTTATAGCCGTAAAACCTTATCACAGTGATGGATTATTTGAAGACATGAAACCAATGTTAAACGATAATCAAATTTTTGTATCTCTAATGGCTGGTGTCACCATAGATACTATTCAGCAAAAGTTAGAAGCAAAAAAAGTGATTAGAACTATGCCCAATTTGCCAGCTCAAGTTGGAAAAGGTGTAACCTCTTATACAGAATCTGATACTGTTTCAAGAGTAGAACTGCTAATGATAAGAAATCTTTTGGATACCACAGGAACATCAATTCACGTTAACACTGAAAATTTTATTGATGCCTCTACAGGGATTTCAGGAAGTGGACCAGCTTATGTGTTCTATTTTATGCAATCTATGCTAGAAGCAGCTCAAAAAATGGGATTTTCAGATTACGATTCAAAAGTTTTAGTGAGTAGTACGTTTGAAGGAGCCATAGAACTCTTCAACCAAAATGATATATCTCCAAAATCATGGATAGACAAAGTTGCATCAAAAGGAGGCACAACCCAAGCTGCTATAGATTCTATGGATGATAATAATGTAAAACAGTTAATTCAAGATGCGGCTTATGCAGCTTTTGATCGTGCTGTTGAAATGGGTAAAGAAGATTAAGTGCAAGTGAATTGTCACTTTGTAATTGAGTTTTTCTTCGGTTTGCAAAAACCTATTTCAAAATAACTTAACATCTTAATAACAAAATTAAAGTCTTTAGAAATTAAATCTGAAGCTTGAAAAATTAAAAAATGAATAGAAAGATAAAACGTGTGGTCGTAAAAGTAGGGACCAACGTATTAACCAATAAAGATAATAGAATTTTAGGACCAGTGCTTCGTGAATTGGTAAGACAAATCGCTGTCCTTTATGAGGAAGACATAATGGTTATCCTTGTATCCTCGGGTTCTGCGATGGCAGGCATGGAAGTATTGGGAGAAACTAACATTAAAGACAAGTCTATAAGAAGACAAGTCTATTCTTCTGTAGGTCAGCCACGAATGATGCGTCATTATTACAGTCTTTTTCACGATTATGGAATGCGATGCGCACAGGTATTAGCTACAAAGCGCGATTTTGATATCGGTAAACACCGTGAAAACATGATAAATTGTTACGAAGGTTTACTATCTGAAGGCGTCATTCCAATTGCCAATGAAGATGATGCTGTATCACTTACAATGTCAATGTTTTCAGATAATGACGAGTTAGCTAGTTTAGTTGCTGAACTTATTGACGCTGACCGATTGATTATTCTTTCAGATACAGACGGACTATATAATGGGCATCCAGATGATGATGATTCAAAAATTTTGAATACCGTGAAAACAGATCAGAATGTAGAAAAATATGTTCAAGATTCCGATAAAAAAGAAGGTGAAGGACGTGGAGG from the Winogradskyella helgolandensis genome contains:
- a CDS encoding glycosyltransferase, translating into MASKNSPSNTIFSNTKSKSKKLSNQFNLFINSKSKTENPNNKIVLFSTFLLLVLGVYFLSVFYGDFEQFNADKMSTTIGYSFIIIATTLIVFKALFFIYKAYNYFKYKPIASVSDNELPTVTVIVPAYNEGKQVYDTLVSLDNSNYPKQKLQIISIDDGSKDDTWDWMLDAKKILGDRLEIYQQPENQGKRHALYRGFNLGTGDIYVTVDSDSIVTEDTLRNLVSPFIKDENCGAVAGNIRVLNNKKEMLPKMLDVSFVLSFEFVRSAESNLNSVLCTPGALAAYRSTAVHNCLPEWINQTFMGKPSDIGEDRAMTNMILKQGKHVLFQKNAVAFTNVPEQYMGLYKMFIRWGRSNVRENLEMAKYVFTNFRAKGKSGTRILFISQFLKIVMSYPLLISMLFFVLVHPLLFLGSTLVSILVISTFSVIFFTSQYKTTQGFWAYSYSILFTFALFWITPYAIATASRRGWLTRELVETK
- the proC gene encoding pyrroline-5-carboxylate reductase, whose protein sequence is MKVLVIGAGNMGLTYAEGMAESPLLSKYKLKIYDTDPKKIESLSKDSRFIVYDNLDDCLPKADIVFIAVKPYHSDGLFEDMKPMLNDNQIFVSLMAGVTIDTIQQKLEAKKVIRTMPNLPAQVGKGVTSYTESDTVSRVELLMIRNLLDTTGTSIHVNTENFIDASTGISGSGPAYVFYFMQSMLEAAQKMGFSDYDSKVLVSSTFEGAIELFNQNDISPKSWIDKVASKGGTTQAAIDSMDDNNVKQLIQDAAYAAFDRAVEMGKED
- the proB gene encoding glutamate 5-kinase, which translates into the protein MNRKIKRVVVKVGTNVLTNKDNRILGPVLRELVRQIAVLYEEDIMVILVSSGSAMAGMEVLGETNIKDKSIRRQVYSSVGQPRMMRHYYSLFHDYGMRCAQVLATKRDFDIGKHRENMINCYEGLLSEGVIPIANEDDAVSLTMSMFSDNDELASLVAELIDADRLIILSDTDGLYNGHPDDDDSKILNTVKTDQNVEKYVQDSDKKEGEGRGGMASKLKIAKVTANKNIPTYIANGKRENVIVDIINNKQVGTKFISA